Proteins encoded within one genomic window of Raineyella fluvialis:
- a CDS encoding phosphotransferase enzyme family protein — protein sequence MMFEPAPLPDETSERQLSQQVAVRAAAAHGFGSAARIDLMQVSENATFLVTETCSYGDRSAVIRVHRPGSRDRDAIESELTWLDVLHDRRIVPAIKPLATATGERVLAFPVGGVVRYAVAFEALPGATTDEALLRPGDFRRLGRIAATLHESVRHIHRPITRFSWDWEHTLGDRARWGRWQDGPGMTPALVAEIEPALRLLKTRLAVYGRDAHRFGLIHADLRVSNLMEDADGYTVIDFDDCGFGWFMYDFAAAVSFLETDPRLCTWQEAWASGYREVRPLSRKDEVMLPSFVMMRRLMLQAWLGSHPDAAEAAGLQDTYAEGTAALAHIYLANAGRLFAAA from the coding sequence ATGATGTTCGAACCCGCACCCCTTCCCGACGAGACCTCGGAGCGACAGCTGTCCCAGCAGGTCGCCGTCCGGGCTGCCGCCGCGCACGGCTTCGGCAGCGCGGCGAGGATCGACCTGATGCAGGTGTCGGAGAACGCCACGTTCCTGGTCACCGAGACCTGCTCGTACGGCGACAGGTCGGCGGTGATCCGCGTCCACCGGCCTGGCAGCCGCGACCGCGACGCGATCGAGTCCGAACTGACCTGGCTCGACGTCCTGCACGACCGCAGGATCGTGCCGGCCATCAAGCCGCTCGCCACCGCCACCGGAGAGCGGGTGCTGGCGTTCCCGGTCGGCGGCGTCGTCCGTTACGCCGTGGCGTTCGAGGCCCTTCCCGGCGCGACGACCGACGAGGCGCTGCTGCGCCCCGGCGACTTCCGTCGGCTCGGCCGGATCGCCGCCACCCTGCACGAGAGCGTCCGGCACATCCACCGGCCGATCACCCGGTTCTCCTGGGACTGGGAGCACACCCTGGGTGACAGGGCCCGGTGGGGACGCTGGCAGGACGGCCCGGGCATGACTCCGGCACTGGTGGCCGAGATCGAGCCGGCCCTCCGGCTGTTGAAGACCCGACTGGCGGTGTACGGGCGCGATGCCCACCGGTTCGGACTGATCCATGCCGATCTGCGCGTCTCCAACCTGATGGAGGATGCGGACGGGTACACGGTCATCGACTTCGACGACTGCGGCTTCGGGTGGTTCATGTACGACTTCGCGGCGGCCGTCTCCTTCCTGGAGACCGATCCGCGGCTCTGCACCTGGCAGGAGGCCTGGGCCAGCGGGTATCGCGAGGTGCGGCCGTTGTCCCGCAAGGACGAGGTCATGCTGCCGAGCTTCGTGATGATGCGCCGGCTGATGCTGCAGGCCTGGCTGGGCAGCCACCCCGACGCCGCCGAGGCCGCCGGGCTCCAGGACACGTACGCCGAGGGGACCGCCGCGCTGGCGCATATCTACCTCGCCAACGCGGGACGACTCTTCGCCGCCGCCTGA